In Anaerotignum faecicola, a genomic segment contains:
- a CDS encoding DUF4179 domain-containing protein, with the protein MKDVFDYLEEEDLLRNLPEALPQMEDETAAKRIENLVSERMQAEAKQQKKWQKRRILIAAVCCLVAVGVFARKPIAAYFQRILHYLPGVGVYINDTDAEIYEVQIDNPVQEKDGVRVELKGFYCENNMLKGDFVFTGEGLPTEKNGKDEIVDELSEKYEVTYYYGEKSRVIWFSGCGWHISNEGKVLQYTPHCSERLYLKDGCYDYAFSIKGFDEKIHLKVVKAKTTENPEDLGYSVTKNGTSLIAKANLDGDTIQLEYYQIPSAEVAQAMEDYYQTGIILCPYRFAPLEDYAYIQNAAGERMRGHLESLENGGRYTLKGTEKDFPLTLHHSAYTGTDREKQEVEIPLTEGAELPQMKFHYGTVEFLSAMQEDVIWEDEDSERTEEATKVTVRYKTVPAKGIRKMYAANLRYLKEDDFGVERDWKQTNEFLIQERSVYLPRGKREKLTFSLENPSYWVGGSYDVVIEKPRSKK; encoded by the coding sequence ATGAAGGATGTATTTGATTATCTGGAGGAGGAAGATCTCCTGCGGAATTTGCCGGAAGCACTGCCGCAGATGGAGGACGAAACAGCGGCAAAGCGGATTGAGAATCTTGTATCGGAACGGATGCAAGCGGAAGCGAAGCAGCAGAAAAAATGGCAGAAAAGGCGTATTTTGATTGCGGCGGTCTGCTGCCTGGTTGCGGTCGGGGTATTTGCACGCAAGCCGATTGCAGCATATTTCCAGCGTATCCTGCATTATCTGCCCGGTGTTGGGGTTTATATCAACGATACAGACGCGGAAATTTATGAGGTGCAGATTGATAACCCTGTGCAGGAGAAGGACGGCGTGCGTGTGGAGCTGAAAGGGTTCTATTGTGAAAACAATATGCTCAAGGGAGATTTTGTATTCACCGGAGAGGGCTTGCCGACAGAAAAAAATGGCAAAGATGAAATTGTCGATGAATTGTCTGAAAAATATGAAGTCACCTATTATTATGGAGAAAAAAGCAGGGTGATTTGGTTTTCCGGTTGCGGCTGGCATATAAGCAATGAAGGCAAGGTGCTGCAGTATACGCCGCACTGCTCGGAACGGCTTTACCTGAAGGATGGCTGTTATGATTACGCGTTTTCGATTAAAGGTTTTGATGAGAAAATTCATTTGAAGGTCGTGAAGGCGAAAACGACGGAAAACCCTGAAGACCTTGGGTATTCGGTAACGAAAAACGGTACATCCTTAATTGCGAAAGCCAATCTGGATGGGGATACCATTCAGTTGGAATATTATCAGATTCCCTCTGCTGAGGTGGCGCAGGCGATGGAGGATTATTATCAAACGGGGATTATCCTTTGTCCGTATCGGTTTGCGCCTTTAGAGGACTATGCGTATATTCAGAATGCGGCAGGAGAACGAATGCGGGGACATTTGGAATCGTTGGAAAACGGCGGAAGGTATACGTTAAAGGGAACGGAAAAGGATTTCCCTCTGACACTGCACCATTCAGCCTATACAGGAACAGACAGAGAAAAGCAAGAGGTTGAAATTCCATTGACAGAAGGAGCAGAGCTGCCGCAGATGAAATTCCATTACGGAACAGTTGAATTTTTATCCGCTATGCAGGAGGATGTCATCTGGGAGGATGAGGATTCCGAACGGACGGAGGAGGCAACAAAGGTGACGGTGAGATACAAAACGGTGCCTGCAAAGGGAATCCGAAAGATGTACGCGGCAAATCTGCGTTATCTGAAAGAGGATGATTTCGGCGTGGAACGTGATTGGAAACAGACAAATGAATTTCTGATACAGGAGAGAAGTGTTTATCTGCCCAGAGGAAAACGCGAAAAACTGACCTTTTCGCTTGAAAACCCT
- a CDS encoding RNA polymerase sigma factor: protein MDERSLLTLLQKRPNEGMKELMRQYMGYCYYIVRNKLAEFPQEDIEECVSDVFVDAYRYREKIDLEKGGFRVFLATLARRRAADCYRKKAENLPLHEEIQESPKEVSFEDREVLLQAIRSLGEPDEKILIWKFYYGYPTKTIASALGLKENTVDQKVRRGLEKLRKALEGGGFYEGCI, encoded by the coding sequence ATGGACGAAAGAAGTCTGCTGACCTTATTACAGAAAAGACCGAATGAGGGCATGAAGGAATTGATGCGGCAATATATGGGGTATTGCTATTACATTGTGAGAAACAAGCTGGCGGAATTTCCGCAGGAGGACATCGAGGAATGTGTGAGTGATGTTTTTGTGGACGCGTATCGTTATCGGGAAAAGATTGATTTGGAAAAAGGCGGATTTCGTGTATTTTTAGCAACGCTTGCGCGGCGGAGGGCGGCAGATTGCTACAGGAAAAAGGCAGAAAATCTGCCTCTGCACGAAGAAATACAGGAGAGTCCGAAGGAGGTATCCTTTGAGGACAGGGAGGTGCTGCTTCAAGCAATTCGTTCCTTGGGAGAACCGGATGAAAAAATATTGATTTGGAAATTTTATTATGGCTATCCGACAAAAACGATTGCGTCTGCGTTAGGGTTAAAGGAGAACACAGTGGACCAGAAGGTGCGGCGTGGCTTGGAAAAGCTGAGAAAAGCATTGGAAGGAGGGGGATTTTATGAAGGATGTATTTGA